In Dehalococcoidales bacterium, a genomic segment contains:
- a CDS encoding SPFH domain-containing protein, with product MLAPAIVFLVIVFVILFLIMGIYTVKQQTFAVIERFGKFARIAGPGLHIKWPIIESVVGRVSIRVRELNVEVKTKTIDNVFVNLLIAVQFFVTKEKVWDAFYKLTNPLAQMESFVFDTVRAKVPHMKLDEVFEKKEDIAEDIEAKLGDIMPEFGYFIKTALVNDIVPDSKVATAMNEINAQERMRVAAEHRGEAEKILVVKAAEADARSKELSGIGVANQRMAIIKGLRESVEDFQQAIKGIDARDVMSLVLLTQYYDMLTDVGKHSNNNTILIPHSPGAVGDFQQQILTSLLAADKASEEHKK from the coding sequence ATGTTAGCACCGGCAATCGTTTTTTTAGTTATCGTTTTTGTAATCTTATTTCTGATTATGGGTATTTATACCGTTAAGCAGCAGACTTTCGCCGTAATTGAGCGGTTTGGGAAGTTTGCCAGAATCGCCGGGCCGGGGCTTCATATCAAATGGCCGATAATTGAGAGCGTTGTCGGGCGTGTTTCGATTAGAGTTAGGGAATTAAATGTCGAGGTCAAGACAAAAACCATTGATAATGTTTTCGTAAATCTTCTTATTGCGGTTCAGTTTTTTGTAACCAAAGAAAAGGTTTGGGATGCCTTTTACAAACTGACCAATCCGTTGGCACAAATGGAATCCTTTGTTTTCGATACCGTCAGGGCGAAAGTCCCTCATATGAAATTGGACGAAGTCTTTGAGAAAAAGGAAGACATTGCCGAAGATATCGAAGCTAAGCTGGGCGATATAATGCCGGAGTTCGGCTACTTTATAAAGACGGCCCTGGTAAACGACATTGTCCCCGACAGTAAAGTAGCGACCGCAATGAATGAGATCAATGCACAGGAAAGAATGAGGGTTGCCGCCGAGCATAGGGGCGAAGCCGAAAAAATCTTGGTGGTTAAAGCGGCTGAAGCCGATGCCAGAAGTAAGGAGTTATCGGGTATCGGTGTTGCCAATCAGAGGATGGCGATTATTAAGGGTTTACGCGAATCGGTGGAAGACTTCCAACAGGCGATTAAGGGAATTGATGCCCGAGATGTTATGTCGCTTGTCCTTTTGACCCAATATTACGATATGCTGACCGATGTCGGGAAGCACTCCAATAATAACACGATTCTTATTCCGCACTCGCCGGGAGCAGTTGGGGATTTCCAACA